ATGTTCTTTCAGTACGCCCAACATTCTCACAACCTCAACATGCAGATGCTTCGTAAACGCGAAGGGCTGGCGGCCCCACTCAAACTGACGATGGAGCTGAAAGCGGTCTCGAAAGTCGGTCatcttccgttccttccgtcCACCAACGTGGCTCGGGACGTGCTGACTGGACGGGATGAAATGATCGAGTTTTCGGACATTTACAACACGGAAGAGCATCAAGAGATCATGCGTCAACCCCACGCAGTTATGGAGAAAACGTTGGGTATTCATTAAGGGTcaccgcaaacaaaaaaatatatgaataAATCGTTCTATTAATTGGCGAGTAATCAATAAGGTCGGCGAGTAATTTGGGCTTCAATCAGGAGAAAAGTATTACTGGGGAGCCACACGTATAAAGtataaaacgttaaaaaaaatttgacGTGAAATCGGTTCGGTGAATCGGTTTACAAATGCttggttttacgttttatgtttcacagagtccgctgaggcacaaaggttttgacacaagctgatcgatgtcacgcctgattttttttacgttttatattttacggaTCGTGtggacatttttacgctcggagtTACGCTTCGTCTGACCCCCACAGACGaatcgtagcgatatatcgtagcgtgtggaccgggcttaagaTTAGGGAGTGATTAGGGAAGtcaaatttggtgttttcttttttgttaatgtgtcgcatttttgta
This region of Anopheles cruzii unplaced genomic scaffold, idAnoCruzAS_RS32_06 scaffold03362_ctg1, whole genome shotgun sequence genomic DNA includes:
- the LOC128276995 gene encoding proteasome maturation protein-like; translation: MESSIKVAPKMPTTFNEFTGYMAPRDESCVAQLQSVHPLKQSEQNYAQHSHNLNMQMLRKREGLAAPLKLTMELKAVSKVGHLPFLPSTNVARDVLTGRDEMIEFSDIYNTEEHQEIMRQPHAVMEKTLGIH